The genome window ACTTGAAAAAATATCGATTGGACTAAAACGGGCACATGATTTTTCATGGCAAAAAACTGCAAGTAAAACTAAAGAAATTTATAAAAGTATTTTATGAAACAAAAAGTAGCTCTTATAACAGGTATTACCGGACAAGATGGGGCGTATCTTAGCAAGTTATTACTTGAAAAAAATTACAAAGTTTTTGGAATAGTAAGAAATCAAGATAGTTATTTTAATTTGGAATATTTAAAAATTAAAAATAAAATTAATTTTCTAGAAATAAATTTAGGTAATTTAAACGAAGTTTTAGCCAGTATAAATAATATAAATCCGGATGAAATTTATAATTTTGCAGCTCAAAGTTCCGTTGGCCTTTCTATCGATCAACCATACGATACTATTAATTTTAATATAATATCTACATTGAACTTATTGGAATCAATAAGATTATCAAAAGAAACTATAAAATTGTTTCAGCCATCGAGTAGTGAGATGTATGGAAATCCTGAAAATTTGCCAATAAACGAAAAAAGTAAATTTTCTCATAAAAATAATCCATATGCTATTTCAAAGTCGTCTGCGCATGAAATTTGTGTGCTTTATAGAGATTTGTACAAGTTGTTTATTTGCTGCGGAATCATGTTTAATCATGAATCGTATCTTCGGGGACAAAATTTCTTTGTAAAAAAGGTTATTCGTGAAGCAATAGAGATAAAAAAGGGTAAGCGAGATTTTTTGTTTGTTGGAAATTTAGAAACTAAGCGCGATTTTGGTTTTGCACCTGAATACGTGAAAGCTATGTGGCTTATGTTGCAACAAAATATCCCGGATGATTATGTAATTGCATCCGGAAAATCTATTTCGTTAAAAGATATAGTTTTTTATGTTTTTGATTATTTAAAAATAGATAAAAGTAAAATAAAAATAGATAAAAATCTTATAAGGCCTGTAGAAGTTGCTGATTGTTATGGAGATTCTTCCAAAGCAAAAACGGTTTTAGGGTGGCAATATAATTTAAGTTTTTATAATGTTTTGGATATTTTGATTAAAGAAGAGCTAGAGAATTGCAATATTTGATTCAATATTTTTTATTTTTTTGAATAAATCAATATCCTCTTCATGAAAAGCACATATATCAAAATAGTAAACAATTTGTTTATATTTTTTATTAGATTTTAAATACGTATTTAAATCTATAAATGTTTCTGGATTATTTGTAGACATTAAGAAATTTCCAAAATTATCGTAGATAATAAACTGTTTGTATCCAGTAGATATTAAATTATTTATCGTATCTATACTTTCTTGGTCACCATTTTGGGGTATACTTGGATCATATTCAAAAAATATAATAGGTTTTAGCTTTTTAATTATATTTAATGAATCGTTGATAATGCAAAAATCATATCCATCAGTATCTATTTTAAGTAATTTAAAATTTAGAAATTTTTTATGTGAATTAAGAATTGTTAATAAAGATTTGTTTTGTATAATATTTTTTCCCAAGATAGAACTATTTGTTTTATGAATTGAATTTACAATAGTTGCTGTACCTTTATCCGTCTTTATTTTTTCTTTATCTATAAAAATATTTTCGGGACCTACAAAACATTCTTCAATTTTTATATGGGTTCCAATAATTTTTGTATTTTCTTTTAATATGGGTAAAAAAATATCATTGCCTTCAATGCATAATGTCGGAATATTATTGTATTTTGATAAAAGGGCTGCAGAATCTCCAATATTTGCGCCAATATCTATAGCTGTTAAATTCGGATATTTATTGTTAATTATTTTTGCAATTTCACCTAATGCTATATCATATCTTTTGAATGTTTCTTGATAATTTTTAAGAGCATGCTTACTTGGCAATTTAATTGAATATGGGCCTATTTGATGTTTTATAAAAATATTATTTTGTGTGATAATTTTTTTTATAATGAATTTTTTAATTTTATTTAGCATAAGAATATCTTTCTTCTCTTTTGAATTATTAGATTAAATATAGAATATATTAATAAATAAATATCAAAAAATAAATTGATTGAAAATAGACTTGAAATTGCCAATATTTGTTCAACCAAAAATTATGTGGAAAAAATATTTAAAGTTGTTGATGAATTTGAGCGTATTATAAGATGTTGGAGTTCTAAAGATATTTATAAACATCTTTAAATTATCTATCCATTGTAAGATGTGACATAAAGGTGTTAGTTTTCTTGTAACATATATTGGTACAAATTTTTTGTCATCTTGAACTTGTTTCAGTATCTAGTATTTGTTTGTTGAATTTGTGATAAATTAAGGGGCCATCTAAAGTTGCTTTAAGGTGTAGTTCAAACTCATTTATATCTTGATTAATGTGAAAAATTTTTATTTTTAGTAGGGGTTCTAAAATTTTTTTGTTTGAATATATATCTTTCTTATCAGAGGTTAAAAAAATGGAACAATTCGTTTTATAAGCCGAATCAAGATGAAGAGCATCTCTTCGATTATTTTTACCTATAATATTTTTAATTTCTGATAAAAGTATGCTTCCTTTGCAATCACCCCAAGTATAACTATCTTCGGCCCAACTTATATTAGCATCACGCCATTGAACTTCTGATGGATAAGCGAGATTTATGCTACTACTTTTGGTTCTGTGTGCTGAATCACATGGATATTGGTAAAAATCACATATGTAACAATATTTTTTTATAAATTTTTTATCTGTAGCGCCAGAATCTAAATATACTTTAATTTTATTCATTATAATTTTTTTATAAAATCCATAAAAGCTTTCATAGGACACATATTTGTGTTTATATGATATCTTAAATACGTGTGCAGTTAAAGTTCTCACAAAAATAATTTATCAAAACTACGATTGATTATTGAAATATGTGAAAAATAATTATACTTTTATTGAAATTAGGAGTTTGAAATGCAAAAAAAATTTGATAAAAAAGGGTGTATTATAGCATTAAATTCAATTAAAACAGTTAAAAGAAATATTGGTTATGCTTTGTTATTAAAAGAAGCGATCGATTCAAATAGAATTGGTCCACAAAATTTTTGTAAAATATTGGATGTTAAGGATATAAAAGAAAAAGCTATAGTAATTTCAAATGATTATGAAAAGAATTGTGGAGCATTAAAGGAATATTCTAGTAATGTTTTTAGTTGCATAGTTAACTATTCAATGCTTTTGGTTAGAGAATGTGTAGATCCATCGCTTTTGATCAAAGAGATTGATAATCCAGATATTTATGCTGTGCAAAATATTATTATACTTGTAAGAAATGCTGTATCGCACCTTCGCACTGATTTACAAATTAATTCAAATATTGTTCGCCCCAAGTGGAGAATTGATGATGATAAAAAGAACATGAGAAGATTCTTTGAAATACGAAAAATTGGTGTAAGTTTGGATGCTGCCAATGTAAATGGAACCTTTTTTGAGTATAATCAAATAAAGTCAAAAGATGGTATGGGAGGTGTAGCAAATATTTTAAGAATTTTAGAATTTTACGAAAAATATTTGAATGATTTATTAAAGTCTTAGGTCTAAACAAGTTCAAGATGATAATGGAAAAAGTTGGTAGTAATAATTATTTGAGAATTTCAAAATATTTGGTTTCATAGTTCCATTTAATAAAAAGTGGCTTTTGATCTAAATATTTTTTATCGATTTTTAAAGTAAAATCTGTTATTGCATTTATACCATTAATCTTTTCAATTTTATTTATAATTTTTTTACCTAGAGAATAGCTGCAATCGTTTAAATCAAAATTTACTTTATGTGGATTGTTTGTTTTAAAATTAAAGCCATTTTTTATCTGTGTAATTGTTACATAATTTTTATCATAAAAATTGCTTATGATATTTCCCCAACCGGCATCTTGGACTAAATTGGAATCTGATTGTGTAATGGCTGTTGTCGGGTCAAAGTAGATTTGTAGTTTGGGATTGTTAAGTAAGATCCAAAAAATATCTGCATTTTGTTGGCCAAACATATCGGTTGGATATCCAAAAAAGCAGAGTGCTCTATTTTGAATTTTAGGATTTTGTATCAGCTTTTCAGTTGCAATTCTCATGATATTGTATTTTGCTTCTCTTTTTGAAAAACTTTTTACTGTAAATATTATTAAAAATAGAATGAAAATAAATGTAAAAGTAAAAATAAATTTTTTGAACTTCTTTAGATTGATATTGTTGTATTTGAATAAAAATATAAAACTAAGAAATAAAAATGGATAACTTTCATAAATATATCTTGGATTATAATGGCCCAAA of Candidatus Dependentiae bacterium contains these proteins:
- a CDS encoding GDP-mannose 4,6-dehydratase produces the protein MKQKVALITGITGQDGAYLSKLLLEKNYKVFGIVRNQDSYFNLEYLKIKNKINFLEINLGNLNEVLASINNINPDEIYNFAAQSSVGLSIDQPYDTINFNIISTLNLLESIRLSKETIKLFQPSSSEMYGNPENLPINEKSKFSHKNNPYAISKSSAHEICVLYRDLYKLFICCGIMFNHESYLRGQNFFVKKVIREAIEIKKGKRDFLFVGNLETKRDFGFAPEYVKAMWLMLQQNIPDDYVIASGKSISLKDIVFYVFDYLKIDKSKIKIDKNLIRPVEVADCYGDSSKAKTVLGWQYNLSFYNVLDILIKEELENCNI
- a CDS encoding FkbM family methyltransferase; the encoded protein is MLNKIKKFIIKKIITQNNIFIKHQIGPYSIKLPSKHALKNYQETFKRYDIALGEIAKIINNKYPNLTAIDIGANIGDSAALLSKYNNIPTLCIEGNDIFLPILKENTKIIGTHIKIEECFVGPENIFIDKEKIKTDKGTATIVNSIHKTNSSILGKNIIQNKSLLTILNSHKKFLNFKLLKIDTDGYDFCIINDSLNIIKKLKPIIFFEYDPSIPQNGDQESIDTINNLISTGYKQFIIYDNFGNFLMSTNNPETFIDLNTYLKSNKKYKQIVYYFDICAFHEEDIDLFKKIKNIESNIAIL